One Solidesulfovibrio sp. genomic window, GGCCAGGCTCTCCACGTCCAGGGCCGAGGCGTATTCGACGTGGATGCGTTGCAGGGCCCGGGCGATCTGGCCGAAGTTGCCGCCCACGCCGCTTAAGGCCCGCAGGGCCAGGCCCTGGTCGCTTTGCAGCACGCGGTAGAGGATCTCGCGCACGAACTGGGGGCCGAGCACGCGGCTCTCCTGGCGCGAAGACAGGCAGGACAGCAGCCGCAGGGCGGCGTCGCGCAGTTGCGGCGGCAGCCGGCTGGAACACACGGCCGGCACGGGCGACACGCCCGGCCCCTCGGCCTCCAGCGCCATCATGAGCTCGCCCAAGACCACCGTGTCCACGGCCACCTTGAGGCCGAGGAACGGTTCCTGGGGCGTGGCCAGGGCGATCTCGCACTCGAAGGGCATGAGCACCGACAGCACCAGGTAATGGTCGCGGTCGTAGACGTGGACCGTCTCGCCCACGTAGCCGACCTTGCGGCCCTGGGCCACGATGACCACGCTCGGGGTGTAGACCACGGGCCGTCGCGGCTGGGCCCGGCTGCTGCGCATGACCGACACGCCGGGGACGTCCGTGGCCGTGACGCCCTCGTTGGTGGCCAGGGCGGCGATCAAATCCGCCATCCGCCTGTCCAGGGGCAGGTGCGGCAAGGCACCGAGTCCGGCATCCGATGTCATGGAACCCCCTCGGGCGCCCGGCAGGCAACGGCCGGCCTGGTGCCGCTGGGCCTTGCCTGCATGATTTCGGAGAAAGAGGCAAGCGTCCCGCAGGCCGGACGCGGGCAGGGCGTTTCGGCGCTTGGCGGCGTTCGCGTCGAATCACGGCCGGGGCGGGCAAGGGGAGTGGCTGCGTTTCCTTGCCTTTCCTGGCAGTGGAGGATCAGGCACACCTCGCGGAGGATCGGGCGTCCCCGGGGCGGATGAAATCGCGTAAACGGGAAATCGCGTGACCGGGCCTGTCCGGCCGCGAAGCGAAAACCCGTAACGCCTGGCCCATCCAGGCCCGCAAGGTGGAACGCGATGCGCCCAATCGATGTCGAGGCCCTGCGCCCCGGCGGCATGACCCGGCGGCAATTCCTCAAAAGCGTGATCGCCGCCGGTGTCGTCTCCTGCGCCGGCGTCCTGTTTCCGGTTCCGGCCGGGGCCGGCCCCAGGCCCGCGACCGGCGCGGTGGAGCGCCTGATCACCCTGTCCGTCAACGGCCAGAAACGCCGGGTGGACGTGCTGCCCCAGGAAACCCTGGCCCGGACCCTGCGCGACAAGCTCGGGCTTACAGGCCTCAAGATCGGCTGCGACCGGGCCGAGTGCGGCGGCTGCACCGTGCTCGTGGACGGCGTGCCGCGCTATTCCTGCTCCATCCTCACCCACGGCGTCCGGGGGCGGGACATCCTGACCGTGGAAGGCCTGGCCCGGCCCGACGGCCGGCTGCATCCCCTGCAGCAGGGCGTGCTCGACGAGCAGGGCTTCCAGTGCGGCTACTGCGCGCCGGGCTTTCTCATGGCCGCCCTGGGCTTTCTTACGGAAAACCCGGACCCCACCCGGGAGGAACTGGCCCGCGGCATCTCGGGCAACCTGTGCCGCTGCCAGGACTACGACAAAATCCTCACCGCGCTGCTGCGCGGCGCGGCCAACATGAGGCAGGGCTGAAATCATGGCGGACAACAACGCGCCTTTCACCCCGAAATTGACCGGCCACGACTACACCACGCCGGACTTGCGGGCCAAGCTCACCGGCGCCGCCCGCTTCGCCGAGGACTTCCGGGCCGAGGGCATGCTGGTGTGCAAGCTGCTGACCAGCCCCATGCCCCACGCCAAGGTGACGCGCCTGGATACCCGGGCCGCCCTGGCCAGCCCCGGCGTGCGGGCCATCCTCACCGCCG contains:
- a CDS encoding (2Fe-2S)-binding protein, whose translation is MRPIDVEALRPGGMTRRQFLKSVIAAGVVSCAGVLFPVPAGAGPRPATGAVERLITLSVNGQKRRVDVLPQETLARTLRDKLGLTGLKIGCDRAECGGCTVLVDGVPRYSCSILTHGVRGRDILTVEGLARPDGRLHPLQQGVLDEQGFQCGYCAPGFLMAALGFLTENPDPTREELARGISGNLCRCQDYDKILTALLRGAANMRQG
- a CDS encoding AraC family transcriptional regulator translates to MTSDAGLGALPHLPLDRRMADLIAALATNEGVTATDVPGVSVMRSSRAQPRRPVVYTPSVVIVAQGRKVGYVGETVHVYDRDHYLVLSVLMPFECEIALATPQEPFLGLKVAVDTVVLGELMMALEAEGPGVSPVPAVCSSRLPPQLRDAALRLLSCLSSRQESRVLGPQFVREILYRVLQSDQGLALRALSGVGGNFGQIARALQRIHVEYASALDVESLAGTAGMSVSAFHQHFKTVTASSPIQYIKSIRLHKARLLMAKAGHSAKSASVAVGYASTSQFSREFKRFFGASPGEEASRVRHLQLEA